In the genome of Solibacillus silvestris, one region contains:
- a CDS encoding cell-cycle regulation histidine triad HIT protein, with the protein MKDCIFCNLELEPTQKLILRNEYCMFLQLEQAQQKGIRLEGSGVIIPIVHRATPFDLTVEEWNATYALLQDVKNYLDEMYQPQGYNLGWNCGEIGGQHIFHSHLHVLPRYADEPLAGKGIRYMFKSEANKRETDIK; encoded by the coding sequence ATGAAAGATTGTATATTTTGTAATCTAGAATTAGAACCAACTCAAAAACTTATTTTAAGAAATGAATACTGTATGTTTCTGCAGTTGGAACAGGCACAACAGAAAGGAATTCGTCTTGAAGGTTCTGGCGTCATTATACCAATAGTACATAGAGCAACTCCATTTGACTTAACAGTAGAAGAATGGAATGCAACCTATGCACTTCTTCAAGATGTAAAAAACTACTTGGATGAAATGTATCAACCTCAAGGATATAATCTCGGATGGAATTGTGGAGAAATTGGGGGCCAGCATATATTTCATTCTCATCTTCATGTATTACCAAGGTATGCAGATGAACCGCTTGCAGGTAAAGGTATAAGGTATATGTTTAAAAGTGAGGCGAATAAAAGGGAAACAGATATTAAATAA
- a CDS encoding multidrug ABC transporter permease translates to MFNLIRRDVILQKKQLFTFIPLIFFFIIMDIQPVLTYLIASLIIPFNTYVYDEKVETNILLNSLPYTRMEIIASRYLGAIVYMISAIGLTSIAFLAFNKPFTMADILMGSGLFLIFASITFPLFYIFKPGYIFPGVIIGFLLLGSVGPAIVLNVAERLTAVTDIIGSLSMHSLYTVAIIIILILYVSSWMITSVIYQRKAF, encoded by the coding sequence ATGTTTAATTTAATCAGACGTGATGTCATATTGCAGAAAAAGCAGCTATTTACCTTTATTCCTTTAATCTTTTTCTTTATCATTATGGACATACAACCAGTTTTGACTTATCTAATTGCGAGTCTTATTATTCCTTTTAATACTTATGTTTATGATGAAAAAGTAGAGACAAATATACTATTAAATTCATTGCCGTATACACGTATGGAAATTATCGCATCACGTTATCTGGGCGCTATTGTTTATATGATTTCAGCAATCGGATTGACAAGTATAGCATTTCTTGCCTTCAATAAACCATTTACGATGGCGGATATTTTAATGGGCAGTGGGTTGTTCTTAATATTTGCTTCAATTACCTTTCCATTATTTTATATATTTAAGCCCGGTTATATTTTTCCGGGAGTAATTATTGGTTTTCTTCTATTAGGGAGTGTTGGACCGGCTATTGTATTAAATGTTGCTGAACGTTTAACAGCAGTAACTGATATTATTGGCAGTTTATCCATGCATTCTTTATATACCGTAGCAATCATTATTATCTTGATTTTATATGTTTCTTCTTGGATGATTACTTCAGTTATTTACCAGCGAAAGGCGTTCTAA